In a genomic window of Amblyomma americanum isolate KBUSLIRL-KWMA chromosome 4, ASM5285725v1, whole genome shotgun sequence:
- the LOC144127589 gene encoding uncharacterized protein LOC144127589 has translation MATLCRFVTGLVLLATLIGLGLPARVPPPRRVRVLRDGRCIFEGRKMMDGFITLRDGTCLQAQCRPEERIVEFSFMEECMLRPPGRGCFYMRGSLEDDCCKPSIACR, from the exons ATGGCCACTCTGTGCCGCTTCGTCACCGGCCTGGTTTTGCTTGCCACACTGATAGGTCTAGGACTACCTGCCCGGGTGCCCCCGCCAAGACGAGTGCGTGTTCTCAGAGACG GTAGGTGTATTTTCGAAGGAAGGAAGATGATGGACGGCTTCATCACGCTGAGAGATGGCACATGCTTACAAGCTCAGTGCAGACCAGAAGAGCGCATAGTTGAATTCAGTTT CATGGAAGAATGCATGCTGCGGCCGCCTGGCAGGGGATGCTTCTACATGCGCGGTTCCTTGGAAGACGACTGCTGCAAGCCGAGCATCGCTTGTCGTTAA
- the LOC144127590 gene encoding uncharacterized protein LOC144127590 isoform X1: MPAAGYKLLFLAGDQADGEMIIEPRIVVALALSAVLLDTVLALQFQRPKRVRVLNGRCIYRGKSVREAYITQADGKCVEVRCKPKQRRLYFNPMKECMLPPPGKGCFYQDGLLENVCCKPNHICY, translated from the exons ATGCCAG CGGCCGGATACAAGCTCTTGTTCCTTGCCGGCGATCAAGCGGACGGCGAGATGATTATCGAGCCCCGCATCGTCGTCGCACTGGCGCTGTCTGCCGTCCTATTGGACACCGTCCTGGCCCTCCAGTTCCAGCGGCCCAAAAGGGTGCGTGTGCTCAACG GTAGGTGCATCTACCGAGGCAAGTCCGTTCGGGAAGCCTACATCACGCAGGCCGACGGCAAATGTGTCGAAGTCCGCTGCAAGCCCAAGCAGCGACGGCTGTACTTTAACCC CATGAAAGAATGCATGCTGCCGCCTCCAGGAAAGGGATGCTTCTACCAAGACGGCCTCTTGGAAAACGTCTGCTGCAAGCCCAACCACATTTGCTATTAA
- the LOC144127590 gene encoding uncharacterized protein LOC144127590 isoform X2 produces MPIRRPRVVLLLLLLAAAQLAGAIRPPTGPKTVPIRNGRCIYRGKSVREAYITQADGKCVEVRCKPKQRRLYFNPMKECMLPPPGKGCFYQDGLLENVCCKPNHICY; encoded by the exons ATGCCCATCCGTCGTCCCCGCGTCGTGTTGCTTCTGCTGTTGCTCGCTGCTGCCCAGTTGGCGGGTGCGATCAGGCCGCCTACCGGTCCCAAAACTGTGCCTATTCGCAACG GTAGGTGCATCTACCGAGGCAAGTCCGTTCGGGAAGCCTACATCACGCAGGCCGACGGCAAATGTGTCGAAGTCCGCTGCAAGCCCAAGCAGCGACGGCTGTACTTTAACCC CATGAAAGAATGCATGCTGCCGCCTCCAGGAAAGGGATGCTTCTACCAAGACGGCCTCTTGGAAAACGTCTGCTGCAAGCCCAACCACATTTGCTATTAA
- the LOC144127591 gene encoding uncharacterized protein LOC144127591: MKLACLKHLWITTLTLVTAAQAAEILYRIDFTNGTCNTNLGVILDGHSFYDDVACVRYVCAASARSITFIECPKFVVDLTDGACYIASGKLGRYPDCCDHPECDHALVTKPTSPTVKAPVHRGVKPMQCTYERDVIQGNQPIRASTSVFLKCADEETTEGEEGNLIINSASFIIS, translated from the exons ATGAAACTCGCATGTTTAAAGCACTTGTGGATAACGACACTCACCCTGGTCACTGCGGCGCAAGCGGCTGAGATACTGTACAGGATCGACTTCACCAATG GCACCTGCAACACCAACCTTGGAGTGATCCTAGACGGCCATTCGTTCTATGACGACGTGGCCTGTGTGCGCTATGTCTGCGCTGCCAGCGCGAGGTCGATCACCTTCATCGA ATGTCCCAAGTTCGTGGTCGACTTAACCGACGGTGCCTGCTACATTGCATCAGGCAAGCTTGGCCGCTACCCCGATTGCTGCGACCACCCAGAATGTGACCACGCACTCGTGACGAAGCCGACGTCTCCGACCGTGAAGGCGCCTGTCCACCGCGGTGTGAAGCCCATG cAATGCACATACGAACGCGATGTAATACAAGGGAACCAGCCCATACGAGCATCCACCTCCGTATTTCTAAAATGCGCTGATGAAGAGACGACGGAGGGTGAAGAAGGAAATCTGATTATCAACTCAGCTTCGTTTATTATTTCCTAA